Genomic window (Nitrospirales bacterium LBB_01):
CCTTACATATCTGCCTTTAGCGATTGTGTTTGATGTTCATACATTACTACCTTATTTCTGCCGCTTTCTTTGGCTTTATAAAGCGCCGCATCGGCGTATTTTACACATTGCCAAAACTTTATCCCATACGTTGGGTATTCACTGACGCCGATACTTACTGTTTTTTTAAGTACCCCTCCGGAAATCTCTATGCTTTCATCCTCTACTTTCTGTCTTATCTTTTCGGCTAGCTCCAGTGATTTTCCCGATACAACGTCTGTTAGAAGAACTATAATTTCCTCTCCTCCATATCGTATCACGACGTCAGTGTTCCTTACTGTAGTCTTTATAAGCATTGCAATACTCTTAAGCACCTTATCTCCTGCATCGTGGCCGTAGGTATCGTTGACTTTTTTAAAGAAATCTATATCTATCATGAGTATTCCAAGCAGAGTGTTTCTTCGTACAGCTTGTAAACAAAGGTTAGTGCTAATCTCATCAAGATACCGTCTATTATATAAACCAGTCAATTGATCCACTAAAGACTGCTCTTTGAGAAGTTCCATGAAAGTCTTAGCTTCTAACACCGGCTCACCTTCAAGTAAATAACTCTTAATGTATGGCAGCACACCTATGACCTCATCCACTCGGTCATTGTTATAAACTATCTGTAACACGTCGCCAACCTGACCACCGATATAAAGCGGTATGCAGAAATGTCCCTTTTGTGACTTAAGCACCTTATCTTCAGTGCGGAAATGCGGGCAAATAACCGGAAAATCCCTTGAATCCACCATATTACCGGTTCTGTTTGCTCTGCACTCTTGAGCATTGCCTACTATTACATTATCACACCATAGGACATTACTATGTTCCTTAGTATTGTCTCTGTCTGACTGAGACACATCACCACAAGCAGAGATGGTAGTAATTATATTATTGCGCTGATTGACCTCATAAACTGAATATTCATTAATCCCAAACGTATTAAGAATTTGCTCAAGTCTTGTAAAGATATCCGATTTCTTTTTGTCCTTTTCTATCGTCCTTTTAAAATTATATATATTAATCAACATATCAACAGTTTTAGATGTATCTTTCAGAGCATTTCCAGAGCCTGCCACTTGATACCCTATCAGCAGGGACACTTTATGACTTATTAAAGACAGAGCCTGAGAGAGATTTTCCACCATAGTATTAAAGCCACTTGCAACATCACCGGCCTCATCTATCAGCCGCACAGCCAGCCTTTCGGTAAAATCCCCGTCCTGGGCTTTTTCAAACCCTGACCGGAGTTTTTTAAACAATGCTGTGTAGGGTTTAAAAAATACGTAAATTATATACAGAGTGCAAAATGAGAAAATCAGGGAAGCTGCCATCATATAGGACATAGTGGCAGCGCCCTCTTTGCGCTGTTTTGTCAAATCCATAACGATGCTGACAGCGCCAAGCACCTCGCCCTCTTTGACATTATGGCAGTTCATACATTTAACCTGTTCCTCCGTCGTAGCTTTGTAAGGGATTACAAGTCTGTACTGCACAGCCGAGGAATCCTCGCTTAACTCAGATTTTACTGTACCGGTTTCAAGGACTTTTTCCTCTATCAGGGTTGCAGTGTGGCTGCCTTCTTTTGAATTTCCAAACTGTTTGGACACACCCTTTCCTCTTATTACTCTGAGTTCTTTAAGGCCGCGGGCGTATTTTATCCTTTCTATAAACACATCTCTCTTGTCATACACACCAAGCACCATAAAGGATGTTATCGTATCCCTTATTAACTCTGCTATTGCTAAGGCTTTCTCCTCGGCAGTGCCAAGACTTAACGCACGGAAACTCACAAACACTATCCCCTGCACCACTATAGACATAATAACAAAGGAAATCACTATCCTGATAAGAAGCTTGGTCTTAATTGACCTTATTGGTCTCATGCGTTTGTCTCCATAGTTTCAGATTCTCAATCGTTTTTTATTGTAACATTAGTATGGTAATTATATTACCATGTTCCTTATAATAAAGTAAATTATCGGATTTAGGGGTTTCCACAGGGCAAACGCATAAGAAAAAATATTGTTGTTAACACTTAGTTTATTAGGCGAGATTGCCACGTCGCTATCGCTCCTCGCAATGACAGATAAAAAAACAGCCAAGTTTGTCATTGCGAGCGTAGCGTGGCAATCCCGGCTAGCCAACAAAGCGCTATTTCACACTCTTTTTCTTATAGAGTTCCTTGCCTTTTTTACGGCTACTTGGCATAAGTACATGGAAAAAATTATCTTCTTCTGAAATGCGTTTGCCCTGGGGGTTTCCACTTAAACTTGCTGTTTTCGTACTAACACTGTAATATACAGCTTGAATGAGGGTACTAAGCATTGATACGTCATCAACTGTGGGCGGTGTTGCTGTCTTTGATTCGGACAGAGGTATTTTAGCGGATATGAGGGTAAATCTTATCCCCAAAAAAAATACTCACTCTGAAAAACTGATGCCTGCCATTGACTATATCCTAAAGGAATCTGACACCACCCTAAGCGCAATTGACGCCTATGTTGCGGTTACGGGCCCCGGCTCTTTTACAGGACTGAGAGTTGGAATAAACACTGTTAAAGGGTTTGCTCTTGTTAGTGGTAAACCTATTATTTCAGTATCGTCTTTTGAAGGACTTGCTCTAAATTTCCCGTTTGCCAAATGTCCTGTCTGCATCTTGCTTGATGCAAGAAAAGATGATATATACGTCGCTGTATATTCAATAGGGGACAGTGGCAGCTTAGATGAGATTGTGACAGGTGGAGTTTATAAAATAGAAGAGATTTGTGACAAATTGACCAGAGAGAAGAAAGTTATTTTTACCGGCGATGCCTCCATTCAATACAAAGACCGTTTACAAGAACTGACCCATAACAACGCTATTTTTGCCAGCATTGAACACCACTACATATCACCGGCTGCTTTAGCGGCTTATGGACTAAAGAAATTAAAGACAGGCACAATTTCAGACGCTATGACGCTTAAACCGCTATATCTTAAACGACCACAGGGGGTTAGCAACCCCAGGCGGTTGGGGGATTAGCAATCCCACGCACTAAGGATACCAACTCATGGCTAAACATATTCAACCCATCATTCGCACCATGAACTTCGGTGACGTTACAAGTGTAGGCGCTATAGAGAAACTCTCTTTCCCATGTCCGTGGACAGAGCGGTCGTTTAAACATGAGCTTGAAAATGATTATTCGATAAACTATGTGGTTTTACATGTTGATGTGATTATTGGCTATCTCTGCGCACAGGAAATACTGGATGAGGCACAGATTCTAAAGCTTGCAGTATTGACAGAGTTTAGAAGATGCGGTGTAGGCACAGCTCTCCTTAACACACTTTTCGCAGCTTTAAAACAGCATAACTTTTCAGGTAAAATATTCCTTGAAGCAAGAGTTTCAAATACTGCTGCAATTGAATTCTACAAAAAACATAATTTTAGACCAATACATATAAGAAAAGACTACTACGATAATCCCGTGGAGGATGCTATGGTCATGATGCTGGATACACTAACACAAGTCATCAATTTTTGATAGATGATTTTGAAAGGTAGGTTTCCATTTCCTTTATAGCTTTTTCTGTTTCAAATTGTATATTTTCTATGAAGGTGCGTATTTTTGCGTCATCACTTTGAAAAATGTTGGGCTGCTTAACTGCCATTTCCATTCTAAAAGATTCACTTTTGAGCGCTGTGGCGCCTGCATTTGCTGCCATCCCCTTTATTAAATGAATCTGCCTCTTTAGTCCTTCTACATCCCTTGCTTCAAACAGTTCTTTAAGAAAAGCTGCCTGTCTGAGTGCATCCTCTGTGAAGGCCTGCCACATGTCTTTGAGAACGCCCTCATCATTTTTAACTCTGCGTAATGTTTTTTCAACATCCAATGTTACCCCCGATGTCCTCTGAGCTGGCAGTTGCGACGGAATTGGTTTTGCGGCAGGAGGGGTTTCAGTATAGGATTCAATCATTGAAGCCTCCGGTTTTCGGTCAGTAGAGAGTGTATGTTTTTCAATCAGGTCATACAGCTCATCGGCATCTACTGGTTTTGAAATATAACCAGACACTCCTGCCTCAAGAAATTGCTCCCTGTCTCCTTTCAGTGCACGTGCTGTCATGGCAATTATCGGCACATCTTTATTTAGTTCACACTCTTTTGAGTTGCGTATGCGGCGTGTTGCCTCTATACCTCCCATTACGGGCATCTGTATGTCCATGAGGATGAGATCAAAGCGTGACCTGCTAAGTATGTCTATTGCCTCCCGTCCGTTTCCTGCAACAACGGGCACATACCCGCGTCTTTCCAGAAGTTTCACGGCAAGTGTCTGATTTACAACGTTATCATCAGCGACCAGGATACTAAGAGACCTTCTGGACTGCAACACCGAGTGACTTGTCAAAAGCGGCGCCACAG
Coding sequences:
- a CDS encoding diguanylate cyclase, with translation MRPIRSIKTKLLIRIVISFVIMSIVVQGIVFVSFRALSLGTAEEKALAIAELIRDTITSFMVLGVYDKRDVFIERIKYARGLKELRVIRGKGVSKQFGNSKEGSHTATLIEEKVLETGTVKSELSEDSSAVQYRLVIPYKATTEEQVKCMNCHNVKEGEVLGAVSIVMDLTKQRKEGAATMSYMMAASLIFSFCTLYIIYVFFKPYTALFKKLRSGFEKAQDGDFTERLAVRLIDEAGDVASGFNTMVENLSQALSLISHKVSLLIGYQVAGSGNALKDTSKTVDMLINIYNFKRTIEKDKKKSDIFTRLEQILNTFGINEYSVYEVNQRNNIITTISACGDVSQSDRDNTKEHSNVLWCDNVIVGNAQECRANRTGNMVDSRDFPVICPHFRTEDKVLKSQKGHFCIPLYIGGQVGDVLQIVYNNDRVDEVIGVLPYIKSYLLEGEPVLEAKTFMELLKEQSLVDQLTGLYNRRYLDEISTNLCLQAVRRNTLLGILMIDIDFFKKVNDTYGHDAGDKVLKSIAMLIKTTVRNTDVVIRYGGEEIIVLLTDVVSGKSLELAEKIRQKVEDESIEISGGVLKKTVSIGVSEYPTYGIKFWQCVKYADAALYKAKESGRNKVVMYEHQTQSLKADM
- the tsaB gene encoding tRNA (adenosine(37)-N6)-threonylcarbamoyltransferase complex dimerization subunit type 1 TsaB codes for the protein MRVLSIDTSSTVGGVAVFDSDRGILADMRVNLIPKKNTHSEKLMPAIDYILKESDTTLSAIDAYVAVTGPGSFTGLRVGINTVKGFALVSGKPIISVSSFEGLALNFPFAKCPVCILLDARKDDIYVAVYSIGDSGSLDEIVTGGVYKIEEICDKLTREKKVIFTGDASIQYKDRLQELTHNNAIFASIEHHYISPAALAAYGLKKLKTGTISDAMTLKPLYLKRPQGVSNPRRLGD
- the rimI gene encoding ribosomal protein S18-alanine N-acetyltransferase — its product is MAKHIQPIIRTMNFGDVTSVGAIEKLSFPCPWTERSFKHELENDYSINYVVLHVDVIIGYLCAQEILDEAQILKLAVLTEFRRCGVGTALLNTLFAALKQHNFSGKIFLEARVSNTAAIEFYKKHNFRPIHIRKDYYDNPVEDAMVMMLDTLTQVINF